One Malassezia vespertilionis chromosome 6, complete sequence genomic window, ACAATTTAGTGCATCGTGTACCCCTGCCGAGCCAAGTGTGCACGCAAGTCATTGATACGCGTtgcctcggcctcgagcGAGTCGATCGATTCGTGCACATGCTTGGCaaggatgcggcgcttggccttgTCCATCCCCGGCTCCATACACTTCAGCTCGTCCGCCAGCTCCGAATACAGCTGGCGCTGGTGCAGAAActcgcgcttgtgctgctcgAACAAGTGCTCCAACAGCCGCAGTTCGTGCTTGGCAAGAACGGGAGCTGGCGTTtcggcgaggcggcgcagaagcgACTCAGTCGCCATGTCTtccgcgacgcggtgcCGCATGCTCGCGCGTATTTTGTCTTTTCGTGTATGCTTCTCGTGCTCCGtctggcgcggcgaggcatgcggcgcaaggccaaGCGCTTCTGCGACCGTGCGGCAAATCGCTTCGTAGCGCTCTTGTGCATGTGGATACTCGTCCGGCTCTGTGCATTCCTCCTTGTACGGCGGGGTAAGCGGAAATGCAgatgggcgcagcggcggtgTGTGTGCCCTTGTGCCCACTGCGGTGTGCTGCAGGTGTTTGACTGCGTTCGATacgcgctccagctcgtcgTACAAGCGCTGGATCCCTGTGTGCAGCGAAGCGTTTTGTTCGGCCTCAGGTGGTGGTGCCTGTGCGCTGTTGAGCCGTGCAAGAAGCTGCACAATCGCATcgtcggtgcgcggcgctcgcgatGCAGGACTGGACGCGACGTGTGCTTCGAATTGAGAGGTGAGCCTGGCAAGCTGCTCTTTTTGATTATCCAGCCCAGCCTCCATCGCATCAACACGGCGTTCGAGAAGCACGTTTGGCGCATTCTCACGCAATCgctccatctcgcgctccatggTCTTGATGCAATGGACCATGTCAGCCAGCTGCTGCTCTGCCCATGCCACCGACTTGGCCGGCTGTTTTTTGTACCCATCGTCGCTCCCGACTTTGGTCTCGCCACTCGATTGCCGGCTGCGCTGCGGGCTCAGGCGCGCTACTGGACTcagacggcggcgcggcacgggaTCCTCGACGGCCTCGcccgcaaggcgcgcaataTTCAGCTGCTCGTTCGCTGCGTGGCTCAGGGTCGGCCTCGCATGGCGTACAGGGCGTGGCTGCTTCCCGCGTGGAGTCGCAAACAAAGCGCCGTGATTGCCTGTAGACCGCATGAGCATCTCATCATCAGACGTGTCCGACTCGTCCTCGTAGAACGCCgtccgcagcggcgtgccacGCAACCCCATGTGCAGCGGTGCATTCCGCCTCGCAAAAAAGTTTGGCGACGGTTTCATATGCACATCCAGCTCATGTTCTATATCCCGCCGCAACTGCTCCTCGGCGGAAACGGGGATCGCAAAATCCCCACCCGATCCGTGTCGCATGTCGGTGTTGCCAgccaagccgcgcgcgcagcgtccaaCGCGTCGAGATCACGTGCTAAACCCACactctgcgccgctgccccAAGGCCTCCCCATGGCTTCTGCAACGCACGGTAAACCCCATGTCGCGTTTCTGCACCCGGACCTCGGGATTGGCGGGGCAGAGATGCTTATAATGAATGTTGCACTCAGCTTGCAAGATGGGGGGCACAATGTCGAGATTCTCACGTCACATTTCGACCCGAAACACGCATTtactgcagcgcaagacggTACGCTAAAGGTTGTGCATGCAAAGACTTGTATCCCGCGATCGATTTTCCATATGCTGCACCTGCCTATGGCGATT contains:
- a CDS encoding uncharacterized protein (EggNog:ENOG503P4Y1; COG:S), which translates into the protein MRHGSGGDFAIPVSAEEQLRRDIEHELDVHMKPSPNFFARRNAPLHMGLRGTPLRTAFYEDESDTSDDEMLMRSTGNHGALFATPRGKQPRPVRHARPTLSHAANEQLNIARLAGEAVEDPVPRRRLSPVARLSPQRSRQSSGETKVGSDDGYKKQPAKSVAWAEQQLADMVHCIKTMEREMERLRENAPNVLLERRVDAMEAGLDNQKEQLARLTSQFEAHVASSPASRAPRTDDAIVQLLARLNSAQAPPPEAEQNASLHTGIQRLYDELERVSNAVKHLQHTAVGTRAHTPPLRPSAFPLTPPYKEECTEPDEYPHAQERYEAICRTVAEALGLAPHASPRQTEHEKHTRKDKIRASMRHRVAEDMATESLLRRLAETPAPVLAKHELRLLEHLFEQHKREFLHQRQLYSELADELKCMEPGMDKAKRRILAKHVHESIDSLEAEATRINDLRAHLARQGYTMH